The Chlorobaculum sp. MV4-Y genome contains the following window.
CTCGTTCAGCGCAGCAGCGAACACAGAGGTCGAAAGCAGTTCGCCAAAGGAGCAGAAGCGATCCTTCGAGCGCTCGGTCAGCTCGCCGACAATCTCGATACCCTCGGTGAGGCGTTCGAGGCGGGTGAGATAGACGGTAATCTTTTCGATCACCTTTTTGCGCAGCTCCTCGCTTTCGATAAGCTCTCCGATCAGATCGAGGTGAAACGCACGAACCTCGGCAACCAGTTGCTGCGCCTCTTCGAGACGCCCGGAACCAGCCGTGTCGGCAATCTGGATCAGTTTGTTGGTGATGCCGCTGCACGCACTCAAAACGACGAGCGGCGCGCCCGATTTCTTCTTTTCAGAGACGTTGGCGATCACCTGTCGCATGGCCGCAGCCGTGCCGACAGAGGTGCCACCAAATTTCATGACTATCATAACCTCAATCGAAAGAAATGGATATTGATCTTTTCAGGATCGTTTTCCGGTTCGGATTTACTATAATTCCATGATCGGCACACGTCATGAATCCGGAACACCGGAAATCCAGTTTCACCGGCCCCATGAACGAGATCACCCGGTTCGCTCCGAAAGGCGCAAAAGCGACAAGCATACTCAGAACACTGGCGCTCATGGCGCTCGCGTTTCTCATGCTCGCGCTTGGCGCATGTCAGAGCACGCGGTCGCTCTCCGAGCGCATGGAGAGCAAATATAGTTTAAAAAAGAGAAAAACTTCTATCTCACGTCTCCGTCCCCAAGGCCCGGAACAGTGCCGCCTGCCGGTACGGGTTTCCGAACGGGCCTTCAGGGCGATGCTCGATTCCATCGAAGAAACCAAAGGAGTCAAATATCGCTTTGGCGGAACCACGCGGGAAGGATTCGACTGCTCCGGCTTTGTGCAATATCTCTACAACTTTTCATTCCAGCTGCTCTTGCCCCGCACCTCGACAGAGCTTGCCCTCCTCGTGTCCGATCATTCGCAAAGACCACCTGCAACCCGGCGACCTGGTCTTCTTTGCTGCCGGAGACGATATCACTCACGTTGGAGTCTACATCGGCAATGAACGCTTCGCCCACGCCTCATCGCGTGCTGGCATCAGCATCAGCACCCTGTTCCAGAATTATTACTCCACACACTTCGCCTTCGGCACGAGGATCATTCGGGTGGAGTAGTCGTTAATAATTGACAATGGATAGTTGGAAAGCAAAGGAGAATCATCTTCTCCTGTTCGTCCTGTTTGACCTATAAGACCTGCCCGACCTATTCTCAGATTTACTATCTTCCCCACAGCACTTACTCACAGTAACACCACCGCCGATGCAACCGCCGAAAACTCACAACCATATCGAACTCGCGTTCGAAATCGACAGCGAACTCTACGAACTCTACATCGCCGTGCTTTCTCAGGTCGGTATCGAATATTTCCTCGAAGACGACCACAAGCTGCTCGCCTACCTTCCCGAAAGCGACTGGAACGCCGACAAGGAGGCGTCTATAAAAATCATGCTTCAGGAGACCTTCGGCTCCATCCCGCATTTTACGGCCTCGTTCATGGCCGACCGGAACTGGAACGCCGAGTGGGAGGCGCATTTGCAGCCGGTGGAAATTTCCGACCGCTTCCTGATCGTCCAGCACCAGAAGGAGTACAGTGTCAAACCGGGGCAGATCGTCATCGCGATCAATCCGAAGATGTCGTTCGGCACCGGTTACCACGCCACCACGCGCCTGATGCTGCGCCAGATGGAGGCGCTTGATCTGGCGGGCAAAAAGATCATGGACATCGGCACCGGCACCGGCGTGCTGGCCATCGCGGCCCGCAAGCTTGGCAACCGCAATCCGATTCTCGCCTTCGACAACAACGCCTGGGCGGCAGAGAACGCCGTCGAGAACGTCGCCGAAAACGACGTGGCCGACATTCGCGTGGAGCTGCTCGACGCCGAAGAAGAGCTGGCTGCAAACCTTGAAGATGGCTATGACCTGATTCTGGCCAACATCAACAAGAACGTGCTCGACCGCATTCTGCCGGTCATCCGCCGCCACGCGCCGGCGGCGCAGGTGCTTCTCTCCGGCGTACTGGTCTATGACGAACCGTGGCTGAAGCAGCTTCTCAAGCGGATCAAATACACCAACGTCAAGACCATTTACGAAGACGAATGGCTCTCGGCGCTGGTCGAACCCGCAAAGTGAGCGAAGAAGATGCCTGCTCCAACTGAACGCATTGCCTGCATCGACGTCGGCACCAACACGGCGCTCCTGCTTGTGGCCGATCTTGAACCTGCGACTGGCCGGATCGTGACGGTCGATCACCGCCAGACCATCGTGCGCCTGGGCCAAAAGGTCGATGAACACCGGATGATCCACCCCGAAGCGCTTGAACGGCTGAAGGCCTGCATGACGGAGTACCGGAAACTGTGCAGTGAACTCGAGGTGCGGCGCATCATCGCTGCTGGAACGAGCGCCCTGCGCGACGCGGCAAACCGCGACGAAATTATCGGTGCGGTGAAGGGCGCGACCGGCATCGAAATCCGCTGCATCAGCGGAGACGAGGAGGCCGTACTCACCTTTTTTGGCGCGGTGGCCGGGCTGCCGGAAGTGCCGGAGCCCTTCACGGTGATCGACATTGGCGGCGGCAGCACCGAAATCATCATGGGCACGGTCGAGCAGGTTGCAAGCGCGGTCAGCATGAATATCGGTTCGGTGAGAATGACCGAGCGCTTCTGTACCTCGATTCCACCTTCAGCGGAGGAGTTCGAGGCGGCAAAAAAGGAGATCGACCGCAATCTCGCCAGAAGCCTGCCGCCGTTCTTCGCGGGTCGCCAGCAGGTGTTCGGTGTGGCGGGCACGCTGACCACCATCGCTCAGGTGTGCATGGGCGACCGGCATTTCGACGTGGCGAAAGTGCAGGGTTACCAGCTCGAATACAGCGCGGTGCACCAGCTTCTCGAACGGCTCCGGGCGATGACGCTCGACGAAATCGCGGCGCTCGGCATTCCGGAGGGGCGCGCCGACGTCTTCACGATGGGCACGCTCATCCTGCGCCAGTTCATGCGGATGCTCGGCGTCGGCACGGTAACGGTGAGCATTCAGGGGCTCCGTTACGGCATGGCGCAGCAGGAACTTCAGCGCCTGCGGAACCGAAGCTGAGACCTACGGCTTCCGGCACGAAAGCCAGACGAAGCCGCCTGAAGCACCCTTCGTGAAAAAGAGAAAGTGCTCGCTGCTCTCACCGATCTTGTAGCGCTTGCGCAGCTCCTCGACAGAGAGCGGAAAATCGCGTCGCTGAATAGCGGCGTTTGTGATCCCCAGTTCAGCAAGCTCCTTCCGGAAACTCTTCTGCCTGAATGGGCGGCACTCCTCAATACGGAAACTTCTGCCGGGAAATGGCTCGATCAGCCGATCCGACGTGAGATAATCGACCGTGCGGTTCAGGAATGAAAGCTGCATTTGCCGGGCCAGCTCGCCGGTGAGCCGCGCCTTGATGATCGCCGCATCCGGCTCGTAAAGCCACGAGCCGGGCTTTTCCGCGACCTGACGCTCTGCGTCACCGGACGACGCGATCTCGAACGCCTCGTTTCCGAGGCACACCGCCCGGACGCCCGGCATTCGGCCAGCGTCGTGCCGACGATCCAGCAAAAGCAGCACCTCCTTGCACTCGCCATCGACCGAGACGGCGATAACTTCCGAGAGTGTCGGCAGTTGCGCATCGAGACCGCTGATTTCAAGCGCTGGCGAGGCTTTGATACAGACCCTTGGGGCTTTGCGCAGCATCAGATCGTGCAGCCGCACCACGTCAGGACTCGACACCGACAGCCCCGCCGAGCGACCACCATGATCGCGCCGCGCCGGATCGACCAGTACCCAGTCGAACGAATCATCCGGATATCCAGCCAGCAGTTCTGCGCTGTCGCCGATGCGCATCTCGACGTTGTTGATGCCCATCACGCGCCGGTTCGCCTCCGCAAGCCGCGCCAGCGCCTCGTCCCGCTCGCACGACACCACCTCGTCGAAGCGCCGGGCGAGAAAGAGCGTGTCGATTCCGAGTCCCCCCGTCAGATCGATCGCCCTGCGGCCATGCATCAGCGACGCTTTCCACTCCCCTGCCCGCTCGCCGGAAGCCTGTTCGAGGCCGAGCCGGGTGTAAAGCATTGGAAAGTGCGCCAGCGACGGTAGCTTCGCAGCCGCTTTTTTCCGGCAGGCAATCTGCTCGGCCATCGCCCGCACCGGCAAATCGCTCCTTCCGTGAAATTGCATCGCAAACGTCGCAGGATCGTCACCGGCGTGAGCGTCGATCAACGCAAGCACCTGCGGATCGAGCAGGCTGTTGAGTTCGTCGAGGGTCATAGTGAAAAAAGATTTCATGGGGAGCGCCGCGTTGCGCGGGAACATTCCCTTGCTGCAGGATCCATTTTTGTTCATATCACCCGGTTTCAACAGTCGTTGTCTCCGTTTACTTCGAAAGCAGTTGATGGTCCGAATAAACTGAAAAGCCACCTGATCACCATGTGCTTTCGTGACGGCTACAAGACAGGAACTTATGGAATTGATCTACTTTTTTCTACTTTTCGTCCTGCTTTCCCTCCCGTTACGAATGAGTGTTGAATGACTGCCAATGAGCACTGTTCCTGAAGAGGATTTTTCCGGAAATAACGATGACTCGCTTCCCTTGCCGTCCGGCGGCGGCCTGAAAGCCAAACTGCTGGCGGCGTTTCCCCCGTTTGCAAGCCGGAACTTCCGGCTCTATTTTGTCGGCCAGATCATCTCGATGATCGGCACCTGGCTTGAGATCGTGGCGCAGGGGTGGCTGGTGTTTGACATGACCGGTTCGGCCTTCTGGGTAGGTGTCGCGGCGGCGGCATCGACGATTCCGACACTGCTCCTGTCGCTCTTCGGCGGGATGCTTGTTGACCGCTATCCCCGCAAGGCGGTGCTGCTCTGGTCGCAGGTGCTCTTGATGCTGCTCTCCTTCATTTTTGGCACAGTGGTTTTGCTCGGGATG
Protein-coding sequences here:
- a CDS encoding Ppx/GppA phosphatase family protein produces the protein MPAPTERIACIDVGTNTALLLVADLEPATGRIVTVDHRQTIVRLGQKVDEHRMIHPEALERLKACMTEYRKLCSELEVRRIIAAGTSALRDAANRDEIIGAVKGATGIEIRCISGDEEAVLTFFGAVAGLPEVPEPFTVIDIGGGSTEIIMGTVEQVASAVSMNIGSVRMTERFCTSIPPSAEEFEAAKKEIDRNLARSLPPFFAGRQQVFGVAGTLTTIAQVCMGDRHFDVAKVQGYQLEYSAVHQLLERLRAMTLDEIAALGIPEGRADVFTMGTLILRQFMRMLGVGTVTVSIQGLRYGMAQQELQRLRNRS
- a CDS encoding THUMP-like domain-containing protein, with amino-acid sequence MKSFFTMTLDELNSLLDPQVLALIDAHAGDDPATFAMQFHGRSDLPVRAMAEQIACRKKAAAKLPSLAHFPMLYTRLGLEQASGERAGEWKASLMHGRRAIDLTGGLGIDTLFLARRFDEVVSCERDEALARLAEANRRVMGINNVEMRIGDSAELLAGYPDDSFDWVLVDPARRDHGGRSAGLSVSSPDVVRLHDLMLRKAPRVCIKASPALEISGLDAQLPTLSEVIAVSVDGECKEVLLLLDRRHDAGRMPGVRAVCLGNEAFEIASSGDAERQVAEKPGSWLYEPDAAIIKARLTGELARQMQLSFLNRTVDYLTSDRLIEPFPGRSFRIEECRPFRQKSFRKELAELGITNAAIQRRDFPLSVEELRKRYKIGESSEHFLFFTKGASGGFVWLSCRKP
- the prmA gene encoding 50S ribosomal protein L11 methyltransferase, yielding MQPPKTHNHIELAFEIDSELYELYIAVLSQVGIEYFLEDDHKLLAYLPESDWNADKEASIKIMLQETFGSIPHFTASFMADRNWNAEWEAHLQPVEISDRFLIVQHQKEYSVKPGQIVIAINPKMSFGTGYHATTRLMLRQMEALDLAGKKIMDIGTGTGVLAIAARKLGNRNPILAFDNNAWAAENAVENVAENDVADIRVELLDAEEELAANLEDGYDLILANINKNVLDRILPVIRRHAPAAQVLLSGVLVYDEPWLKQLLKRIKYTNVKTIYEDEWLSALVEPAK
- a CDS encoding C40 family peptidase, yielding MPSSCPIIRKDHLQPGDLVFFAAGDDITHVGVYIGNERFAHASSRAGISISTLFQNYYSTHFAFGTRIIRVE